In Hymenobacter sublimis, a single genomic region encodes these proteins:
- a CDS encoding barstar family protein: MTLDLTGITSKVAIHQLFKEKLGFEEWYGPSWDAFWDSIVAIAEMPPVLTLTNWEEFAQHCPHDMGILRRVIQDYNQEMAPKRMALG; encoded by the coding sequence ATGACCCTTGACCTGACTGGCATTACCAGCAAAGTTGCCATTCACCAGCTATTTAAAGAGAAGCTGGGCTTTGAGGAGTGGTACGGTCCGAGTTGGGATGCTTTCTGGGATTCTATTGTAGCCATTGCAGAAATGCCGCCCGTGCTGACGCTCACCAACTGGGAAGAATTCGCCCAGCACTGTCCCCACGATATGGGGATTCTGCGGCGGGTGATTCAGGATTATAATCAAGAAATGGCGCCGAAACGCATGGCACTGGGCTGA